A stretch of Dysidea avara chromosome 5, odDysAvar1.4, whole genome shotgun sequence DNA encodes these proteins:
- the LOC136256990 gene encoding dynein axonemal intermediate chain 3-like isoform X1 — protein sequence MPESKQAPKANEEQTANEDSIPDDVKPLFVATQGQQIFGCVADEDVTDEKPYKLIPKDQILQDFLNRAGVSDFKEVKAVVNSYPGDELLLVYDYEFKYGQNFYLCLTEEAKERILHPAEDEEGEGENKDGAEDEEQVEIPVTPEPKDWISQHSDLEIKEVVVENTRPLLKFIITRKRHMFGAPFEFTDCVAGTNKDMFVDIASQDPTDDDDETQDIQRMEMDMCVQAIPDLLDACCQTEWKKPCNAAIQYEPQVMSEEDATTIMQSEGAVDFLNTICPRVELSLQQNEIMDVFVDDYRALSDTDGIVADKSDSSLKEYQSFTDLKFSKDKPITWIDWHPIQKGIVAVSCVHNYDCDERIELYSKLLLERSLILIWSFVDPIHPQLFLEAPDAIACFRYNPTNPTIIAGGCVNGQIVIWDVSTYEEQFMSHRGPSLNENKGPAANLTVFETDPKLDHAPIVRHSALSAIEFGHKKVISDIQWIPSHMEVCSKTFQIYTNTTQVCNQLITCSIDGSILIWDTRPMKPTGGVLVLQQIDPVTSFQHLDLSWKPFLKVSYPRSDHPGDFAATRVSLQERQAMFTEKGVDDKPSADATKELLESVTTQFYIGTEDGEVVYCDWKPVKDQESGKLTSPRPDHYFTVHSGAITCLERSPFFKNIILSVGGWTFAIWKEAIKSDALLKSASSLVLLTGGTWSPTRPGVFFIIKANGNLEVWDLMDRSHVPYLSQNVSPLSLTTISVFPISNKQLMLGVGDLGGTLHILEVPWSLRHPSSHEVTVMESFFDREVKRLEFVGERQQLRNQQKKEIDAALVAKEQESKKVKETDNWESKAKTEYEDYLNLENALLIELGLREVPQDD from the exons ATGCCGGAGTCTAAACAGGCGCCTAAAGCTAATGAAGAGCAAACAGCGAATGAGGATTCAATCCCAGATGATGTTAAGCCTCTGTTTGTAGCCACCCAAGGACAACAGATATTCGGTTGTGTAGCAGACGAGGATGTCACCGATGAGAAACCTTACAAGCTAATCCCAAAGGACCAGATTTTGCAGGATTTCTTAAACAGAGCAGGAGTGTCTGATTTTAAAGAAGTTAAAGCCGTGGTAAAT AGCTATCCTGGTGATGAATTGTTACTGGTGTATGATTATGAGTTCAAGTATGGACAGAATTTCTACCTGTGTTTAACTGAAGAAGCTAAAGAACGGATCTTGCAT CCTGCAGAAGATGAGGAAGGGGAAGGGGAAAACAAAGATGGAGCAGAGGACGAGGAACAAGTTGAAATACCAGTGACACCAGAACCAAAGGACTGGATATCACAACACAGTGACCTGGAGATCAAGGAAGTTGTTGTGGAGAACACACGACCACTG TTGAAATTCATTATTACAAGGAAGCGTCATATGTTTGGTGCTCCATTTGAGTTCACTGATTGTGTAGCTGGTACTAATAAGGACATGTTTGTTGACATAGCCTCTCAGGACCctactgatgatgatgacgagACACAAGATATTCAGAGAATGGAAATGGATATGTGTGTACAA GCCATTCCTGATTTGCTGGATGCTTGCTGTCAAACTGAATG GAAGAAGCCATGTAATGCAGCCATCCAATATGAACCACAAGTAATGAGTGAAGAAGATGCCACTACCATCATGCAGTCTGAAGGGGCGGTGGACTTTCTGAACACCATCTGTCCCAG AGTGGAGCTATCATTACAACAAAACGAGATAATGGATGTGTTTGTGGATGACTATAGAGCATTGTCAGATACTGATGGGATAGTGGCTGATAAGTCTGACTCCTCATTAAAG GAGTACCAGTCATTTACTGACCTAAAGTTTAGTAAGGATAAACCAATAACATGGATTGATTGGCATCCCATTCAAAAGG GTATTGTGGCAGTATCTTGTGTGCACAATTATGATTGTGATGAGAGGATTGAACTGTACTCCAAGTTATTATTAGAACGTTCTCTAATCCTTATTTGGAGTTTTGTTGATCCCATTCACCCACAG CTCTTCTTAGAAGCTCCAGATGCCATTGCTTGTTTCCGATACAATCCTACTAACCCCACCATCATAGCTGGAGGGTGTGTTAATGGACAG ATTGTAATTTGGGATGTATCTACTTATGAGGAACAGTTTATGTCACACAGGGGACCATCCCTCAATGAAAACAAGGGACCAGCTGCTAATCTG ACAGTGTTTGAGACTGATCCAAAATTGGACCATGCTCCAATAGTCAGACACAGTGCACTCAGTGCTATTGAGTTTGGTCACAAAAAGGTCATTAGTGACATCCAGTGGATCCCCAGCCACATGGAG GTTTGTTCAAAGACATTTCAAATCTACACGAACACGACACAAGTGTGTAATCAACTGATAACATGCAGCATTGATGG GTCAATATTGATATGGGATACAAGACCCATGAAGCCTACAGGTGGAGTACTAGTCCTACAACAGATTGATCCTGTCACTTCATTCCAACATCTTGATCTCTCATGGAAGCCATTCTTAAAG GTTAGTTATCCTAGATCAGACCATCCTGGAGATTTTGCTGCCACAAGAGTGAGCCTGCAAGAAAGACAAGCAATGTTCACTGAGAAAg GTGTTGATGACAAACCATCAGCAGATGCAACTAAAGAATTATTAGAGAGTGTGACAACCCAGTTTTATATCGGCACTGAG GATGGTGAGGTGGTATATTGTGACTGGAAGCCTGTGAAAGATCAAGAAAGTGGAAAATTAACTT CTCCCAGACCTGATCATTACTTCACTGTACACTCTGGAGCTATCACTTGTTTGGAGAGGTCACCGTTCTTTAAGAATATCATCCTCAGTGTTGGAGGGTGGACGTTTGCTATATGGAAAGAAGCTATTAAA AGTGATGCTTTATTAAAATCAGCTAGTTCATTAGTACTATTAACTGGTGGTACCTGGTCACCAACCAGACCAG gtgTCTTCTTCATAATTAAGGCTAATGGCAATCTGGAAGTATGGGATTTGATGGACAG GTCTCATGTTCCATATTTATCACAAAACGTTTCACCATTATCACTAACTACCATCAGTGTGTTCCCCATATCAA ATAAGCAGCTAATGTTAGGGGTTGGTGATCTAGGAGGGACTTTACACATATTAGAAGTACCATGGAGTTTAAGACACCCATCCAGTCATGAG GTCACTGTGATGGAGAGTTTCTTTGACCGAGAGGTGAAGAGGTTGGAGTTTGTTGGTGAGAGACAACAGTTAAGAAACCAACAAAAGAAGGAAATAGATGCTGCCTTAGTTGCCAAAGAACAG GAGAGTAAGAAGGTGAAGGAAACTGATAATTGGGAGAGCAAGGCCAAAACAGAATATGAAGATTACCTTAATTTAGAGAATGCTCTTCTTATTGAACTGGGATTACGTGAAGTACCACAAGACGACTAG
- the LOC136256990 gene encoding dynein axonemal intermediate chain 3-like isoform X2 has product MEMDMCVQAIPDLLDACCQTEWKKPCNAAIQYEPQVMSEEDATTIMQSEGAVDFLNTICPRVELSLQQNEIMDVFVDDYRALSDTDGIVADKSDSSLKEYQSFTDLKFSKDKPITWIDWHPIQKGIVAVSCVHNYDCDERIELYSKLLLERSLILIWSFVDPIHPQLFLEAPDAIACFRYNPTNPTIIAGGCVNGQIVIWDVSTYEEQFMSHRGPSLNENKGPAANLTVFETDPKLDHAPIVRHSALSAIEFGHKKVISDIQWIPSHMEVCSKTFQIYTNTTQVCNQLITCSIDGSILIWDTRPMKPTGGVLVLQQIDPVTSFQHLDLSWKPFLKVSYPRSDHPGDFAATRVSLQERQAMFTEKGVDDKPSADATKELLESVTTQFYIGTEDGEVVYCDWKPVKDQESGKLTSPRPDHYFTVHSGAITCLERSPFFKNIILSVGGWTFAIWKEAIKSDALLKSASSLVLLTGGTWSPTRPGVFFIIKANGNLEVWDLMDRSHVPYLSQNVSPLSLTTISVFPISNKQLMLGVGDLGGTLHILEVPWSLRHPSSHEVTVMESFFDREVKRLEFVGERQQLRNQQKKEIDAALVAKEQESKKVKETDNWESKAKTEYEDYLNLENALLIELGLREVPQDD; this is encoded by the exons ATGGAAATGGATATGTGTGTACAA GCCATTCCTGATTTGCTGGATGCTTGCTGTCAAACTGAATG GAAGAAGCCATGTAATGCAGCCATCCAATATGAACCACAAGTAATGAGTGAAGAAGATGCCACTACCATCATGCAGTCTGAAGGGGCGGTGGACTTTCTGAACACCATCTGTCCCAG AGTGGAGCTATCATTACAACAAAACGAGATAATGGATGTGTTTGTGGATGACTATAGAGCATTGTCAGATACTGATGGGATAGTGGCTGATAAGTCTGACTCCTCATTAAAG GAGTACCAGTCATTTACTGACCTAAAGTTTAGTAAGGATAAACCAATAACATGGATTGATTGGCATCCCATTCAAAAGG GTATTGTGGCAGTATCTTGTGTGCACAATTATGATTGTGATGAGAGGATTGAACTGTACTCCAAGTTATTATTAGAACGTTCTCTAATCCTTATTTGGAGTTTTGTTGATCCCATTCACCCACAG CTCTTCTTAGAAGCTCCAGATGCCATTGCTTGTTTCCGATACAATCCTACTAACCCCACCATCATAGCTGGAGGGTGTGTTAATGGACAG ATTGTAATTTGGGATGTATCTACTTATGAGGAACAGTTTATGTCACACAGGGGACCATCCCTCAATGAAAACAAGGGACCAGCTGCTAATCTG ACAGTGTTTGAGACTGATCCAAAATTGGACCATGCTCCAATAGTCAGACACAGTGCACTCAGTGCTATTGAGTTTGGTCACAAAAAGGTCATTAGTGACATCCAGTGGATCCCCAGCCACATGGAG GTTTGTTCAAAGACATTTCAAATCTACACGAACACGACACAAGTGTGTAATCAACTGATAACATGCAGCATTGATGG GTCAATATTGATATGGGATACAAGACCCATGAAGCCTACAGGTGGAGTACTAGTCCTACAACAGATTGATCCTGTCACTTCATTCCAACATCTTGATCTCTCATGGAAGCCATTCTTAAAG GTTAGTTATCCTAGATCAGACCATCCTGGAGATTTTGCTGCCACAAGAGTGAGCCTGCAAGAAAGACAAGCAATGTTCACTGAGAAAg GTGTTGATGACAAACCATCAGCAGATGCAACTAAAGAATTATTAGAGAGTGTGACAACCCAGTTTTATATCGGCACTGAG GATGGTGAGGTGGTATATTGTGACTGGAAGCCTGTGAAAGATCAAGAAAGTGGAAAATTAACTT CTCCCAGACCTGATCATTACTTCACTGTACACTCTGGAGCTATCACTTGTTTGGAGAGGTCACCGTTCTTTAAGAATATCATCCTCAGTGTTGGAGGGTGGACGTTTGCTATATGGAAAGAAGCTATTAAA AGTGATGCTTTATTAAAATCAGCTAGTTCATTAGTACTATTAACTGGTGGTACCTGGTCACCAACCAGACCAG gtgTCTTCTTCATAATTAAGGCTAATGGCAATCTGGAAGTATGGGATTTGATGGACAG GTCTCATGTTCCATATTTATCACAAAACGTTTCACCATTATCACTAACTACCATCAGTGTGTTCCCCATATCAA ATAAGCAGCTAATGTTAGGGGTTGGTGATCTAGGAGGGACTTTACACATATTAGAAGTACCATGGAGTTTAAGACACCCATCCAGTCATGAG GTCACTGTGATGGAGAGTTTCTTTGACCGAGAGGTGAAGAGGTTGGAGTTTGTTGGTGAGAGACAACAGTTAAGAAACCAACAAAAGAAGGAAATAGATGCTGCCTTAGTTGCCAAAGAACAG GAGAGTAAGAAGGTGAAGGAAACTGATAATTGGGAGAGCAAGGCCAAAACAGAATATGAAGATTACCTTAATTTAGAGAATGCTCTTCTTATTGAACTGGGATTACGTGAAGTACCACAAGACGACTAG
- the LOC136256991 gene encoding atrial natriuretic peptide receptor 2-like isoform X1, which yields MTCMGLEITWVERPNSTVYSGQRFSIRYKLMTMPGTNKSLFYDQLLQSPHFDQFNASEQIRYFCEEHSCPEDVYQVTSDTCCVHHTALRVCSGADFYCGANMNDPIVGHPWGNIHEVFGSTLTIFDPGTHYLLVVLTVDNLHIFRRHRISVIRPPECGDGICQASESCNECSMDCCSFQAVHLTAVIITSVIVLFLICTTIIIIVYCLYSKHNFYHDMSWVVDRSEIETALTSTTTSRSLADVLWNYAKHTDTESIKQRTNLQVFTPAGIYREQDVSIKYVYKATFNVTSAIKKEIYQIRFLDHPNICKFIGASVEPPNIAILTEYCPKGSLNDVLQNTEIHLNWGFRFSFAGDIARGMAYLHSQGIFHGRLKSTNCLINNRWVLKISDYGLAMLRRSQGAPPDPIKSAREAACEIYVAPEVLTNSKLAASGPADVYSYAVLLLEIGTRIDPFSDVLNDKSCLPDLDKNCPCPLEYIELLQRCWSQIPSNRPTFTMIKKILQDINPNHESPVDNMILMIQKYNNQLELMVAERTQEILAEKEKSDQLLCAMLPANVVLELKMGNTTTARSFGCATIYFSDIVGFTSLASQSTPMQVVNMLNELYTMFDYILDRFDVYKVETIGDAYMVVSGVPNENGVNHITEIACMALEMISVVDEFIIPHKPTEKLKIRVGIHCGPVVAGVVGTKMPRYCLFGDTVNIAAKMEATGKAMRIHVSDPYARLLKSIGGFDLQKRRLPLGSTPDTSCNISTWWLNNVTTAKWAFRLHKHSVASMP from the exons ATGACTTGTATGG GGCTGGAGATCACCTGGGTAGAGAGGCCAAATTCCACTGTGTATAGTGGCCAGAGGTTTTCTATCCGCTACAAGCTTATGACAATGCCAGGAACTAATAAAAGCTTATTCTATGATCAGCTCCTGCAATCACCACATTTTGACCAATTTAA TGCTAGTGAACAGATCAGGTACTTTTGTGAGGAGCATAGTTGCCCTGAAGATGTGTACCAAGTTACATCAGATACCTGCTGTGTTCATCATACTGCCTTGCGTGTCTGTTCTGGAGCA GATTTCTACTGTGGTGCTAATATGAATGATCCAATTGTTGGACACCCATGGGGTAACATACATGAGGTGTTCGGCTCCACACTGACAATATTTGATCCTGGTACACACTACTTGTTAGTGGTATTGACGGTAGATAACCTACACATATTCCGACGTCATAGGATCAGTGTTATTAGACCACCAG AATGTGGAGATGGAATTTGTCAAGCTAGCGAGTCAT GCAATGAATGTAGTATGGACTGTTGTTCATTTCAAGCAGTTCACTTGACTGCGGTCATCATCACATCAGTCATTGTACTCTTCTTAATATGTACtaccatcataattatagtg TACTGTTTGTACAGTAAACACAACTTTTATCATGACATGAGCTGGGTGGTGGACCGTAGTGAGATTGAAACAGCTTTGACTAGTACTACCA CAAGCAGGAGTTTAGCTGATGTTCTCTGGAACTATGctaaacacacagacacagaatCTATCAAGCAGCGAACTAATTTGCAAGTATTTACACCAGCCGGAATCTA TAGAGAACAAGATGTTTCCATCAAGTATGTGTACAAAGCAACGTTTAATGTCACTAGTGCCATTAAGAAAGAGATTTACCAAATTAG GTTTTTAGATCATCCCAACATTTGCAAATTCATTGGAGCTTCAGTGGAGCCTCCAAATATAGCAATTCTCACTGAATACTGTCCTAAGGGAAGTCTTAATGATGTTCTACAAAATACTGAAATACATCTCAACTGGGGCTTCCGATTCTCATTTGCTGGTGATATTGCAAGAGGAATGGCTTACCTCCATAGCCAGGGAATCTTTCATGGTCGACTGAAATCCACTAATTGTCTAATCAACAATAGATGGGTGCTTAAAATAAGTG ACTATGGGCTAGCCATGTTGCGGAGAAGTCAAGGTGCACCTCCAGACCCTATCAAAAGTGCTCGTGAGGCAGCCTGTGAGATATACGTTGCTCCTGAAGTGCTGACAAATAGCAAGTTAGCTGCTAGTGGACCTGCTGATGTGTACAGCTATGCCGTCTTGTTGTTGGAGATTGGTACAAGGATTGATCCATTTTCT GATGTTCTTAATGACAAGTCATGCCTCCCTGATCTTGATAAGAATTGTCCTTGTCCTTTGGAATATATTGAA TTACTTCAAAGATGTTGGTCCCAAATCCCATCCAATAGGCCTACCTTCACTATGATCAAAAAGATACTACAAGACATCAACCCAAACCATGAGAGCCCTGTGGATAATATGATATTGATG ATACAGAAATACAATAACCAATTGGAGTTGATGGTGGCAGAAAGGACACAAGAGATACTAGCAGAGAAGGAGAAGAGTGATCAGCTGTTATGTGCCATGTTACCGGCTAATGTAGTACTAGAATTGAAGATGGGAAATACTACCACAGCTAGGAGTTTTGGCTGTGCAACCATATACTTCAG TGACATAGTTGGTTTCACTTCACTGGCCAGTCAGAGTACTCCAATGCAAGTTGTGaacatgttaaatgaactatACACCATGTTTGATTATATACTGGATCGGTTTGATGTCTACAAGGTGGAGACAATTGGAGATGCTT ATATGGTAGTATCAGGAGTACCTAATGAAAATGGTGTGAATCACATTACGGAGATAGCCTGTATGGCACTGGAGATGATTTCAGTTGTGGACGAGTTCATTATTCCACACAAACCCACAGAGAAGCTAAAAATCAGAGTTGGTATTCATTGTGGACCGGTTGTGGCTGGTGTAGTTGGCACCAAGATGCCTCGATATTGTCTGTTTGGTGATACCGTCAACATTGCTGCAAAGATGGAAGCTACAGGAAAGG CTATGAGAATCCATGTGAGTGATCCATATGCCAGGCTGCTTAAAAGTATTGGTGGGTTTGATCTACAGAAAAGACGATTGCCATTG ggtagtacTCCAGATACATCCTGTAATATATCCACCTGGTGGTTGAATAATGTCACAACAGCAAAGTGGGCCTTCCGACTTCACAAGCACTCTGTAGCCTCCATGCCATAG
- the LOC136256991 gene encoding atrial natriuretic peptide receptor 2-like isoform X2, whose amino-acid sequence MTCMGLEITWVERPNSTVYSGQRFSIRYKLMTMPGTNKSLFYDQLLQSPHFDQFNASEQIRYFCEEHSCPEDVYQVTSDTCCVHHTALRVCSGADFYCGANMNDPIVGHPWGNIHEVFGSTLTIFDPGTHYLLVVLTVDNLHIFRRHRISVIRPPECGDGICQASESCNECSMDCCSFQAVHLTAVIITSVIVLFLICTTIIIIVYCLYSKHNFYHDMSWVVDRSEIETALTSTTTSRSLADVLWNYAKHTDTESIKQRTNLQVFTPAGIYREQDVSIKYVYKATFNVTSAIKKEIYQIRFLDHPNICKFIGASVEPPNIAILTEYCPKGSLNDVLQNTEIHLNWGFRFSFAGDIARGMAYLHSQGIFHGRLKSTNCLINNRWVLKISDYGLAMLRRSQGAPPDPIKSAREAACEIYVAPEVLTNSKLAASGPADVYSYAVLLLEIGTRIDPFSDVLNDKSCLPDLDKNCPCPLEYIELLQRCWSQIPSNRPTFTMIKKILQDINPNHESPVDNMILMIQKYNNQLELMVAERTQEILAEKEKSDQLLCAMLPANVVLELKMGNTTTARSFGCATIYFSDIVGFTSLASQSTPMQVVNMLNELYTMFDYILDRFDVYKVETIGDACRYGSIRST is encoded by the exons ATGACTTGTATGG GGCTGGAGATCACCTGGGTAGAGAGGCCAAATTCCACTGTGTATAGTGGCCAGAGGTTTTCTATCCGCTACAAGCTTATGACAATGCCAGGAACTAATAAAAGCTTATTCTATGATCAGCTCCTGCAATCACCACATTTTGACCAATTTAA TGCTAGTGAACAGATCAGGTACTTTTGTGAGGAGCATAGTTGCCCTGAAGATGTGTACCAAGTTACATCAGATACCTGCTGTGTTCATCATACTGCCTTGCGTGTCTGTTCTGGAGCA GATTTCTACTGTGGTGCTAATATGAATGATCCAATTGTTGGACACCCATGGGGTAACATACATGAGGTGTTCGGCTCCACACTGACAATATTTGATCCTGGTACACACTACTTGTTAGTGGTATTGACGGTAGATAACCTACACATATTCCGACGTCATAGGATCAGTGTTATTAGACCACCAG AATGTGGAGATGGAATTTGTCAAGCTAGCGAGTCAT GCAATGAATGTAGTATGGACTGTTGTTCATTTCAAGCAGTTCACTTGACTGCGGTCATCATCACATCAGTCATTGTACTCTTCTTAATATGTACtaccatcataattatagtg TACTGTTTGTACAGTAAACACAACTTTTATCATGACATGAGCTGGGTGGTGGACCGTAGTGAGATTGAAACAGCTTTGACTAGTACTACCA CAAGCAGGAGTTTAGCTGATGTTCTCTGGAACTATGctaaacacacagacacagaatCTATCAAGCAGCGAACTAATTTGCAAGTATTTACACCAGCCGGAATCTA TAGAGAACAAGATGTTTCCATCAAGTATGTGTACAAAGCAACGTTTAATGTCACTAGTGCCATTAAGAAAGAGATTTACCAAATTAG GTTTTTAGATCATCCCAACATTTGCAAATTCATTGGAGCTTCAGTGGAGCCTCCAAATATAGCAATTCTCACTGAATACTGTCCTAAGGGAAGTCTTAATGATGTTCTACAAAATACTGAAATACATCTCAACTGGGGCTTCCGATTCTCATTTGCTGGTGATATTGCAAGAGGAATGGCTTACCTCCATAGCCAGGGAATCTTTCATGGTCGACTGAAATCCACTAATTGTCTAATCAACAATAGATGGGTGCTTAAAATAAGTG ACTATGGGCTAGCCATGTTGCGGAGAAGTCAAGGTGCACCTCCAGACCCTATCAAAAGTGCTCGTGAGGCAGCCTGTGAGATATACGTTGCTCCTGAAGTGCTGACAAATAGCAAGTTAGCTGCTAGTGGACCTGCTGATGTGTACAGCTATGCCGTCTTGTTGTTGGAGATTGGTACAAGGATTGATCCATTTTCT GATGTTCTTAATGACAAGTCATGCCTCCCTGATCTTGATAAGAATTGTCCTTGTCCTTTGGAATATATTGAA TTACTTCAAAGATGTTGGTCCCAAATCCCATCCAATAGGCCTACCTTCACTATGATCAAAAAGATACTACAAGACATCAACCCAAACCATGAGAGCCCTGTGGATAATATGATATTGATG ATACAGAAATACAATAACCAATTGGAGTTGATGGTGGCAGAAAGGACACAAGAGATACTAGCAGAGAAGGAGAAGAGTGATCAGCTGTTATGTGCCATGTTACCGGCTAATGTAGTACTAGAATTGAAGATGGGAAATACTACCACAGCTAGGAGTTTTGGCTGTGCAACCATATACTTCAG TGACATAGTTGGTTTCACTTCACTGGCCAGTCAGAGTACTCCAATGCAAGTTGTGaacatgttaaatgaactatACACCATGTTTGATTATATACTGGATCGGTTTGATGTCTACAAGGTGGAGACAATTGGAGATGCTTGTAG ATATGGTAGTATCAGGAGTACCTAA